A genomic window from Pseudomonadota bacterium includes:
- a CDS encoding bifunctional methionine sulfoxide reductase B/A protein, whose product MADTKKMNDEELKRKLTPLQYQVTQQCGTEAPFQNEYWNEHRAGIYVDIVSGEPLFSSLDKFDSGSGWPSFTKPIDGVGVTEKVDTSLGVKRTEVRSKGGDSHLGHVFPDGPGANGLRYCINSAALRFVSVERLGSEGYSQYTGLFNKQAAAPVSEEVALLAGGCFWGVEELIRAQLGVISTEVGYTGGSLASPTYERITTGMTGHAESVRIVFDPAKISYAEILKLFFRLHDPTTMNRQGNDSGTQYRSAIFFASPEQQKIAEEVKREVDASGRWKAPVVTEIIAATTWYPAEEYHQDYLQKHPDGYTCHYLRK is encoded by the coding sequence ATGGCAGATACAAAGAAGATGAACGACGAAGAGCTTAAGAGAAAACTTACTCCGCTGCAGTACCAAGTTACGCAGCAGTGTGGCACCGAGGCCCCCTTTCAGAACGAGTACTGGAACGAGCATCGGGCTGGCATCTATGTTGATATCGTCTCGGGTGAGCCCCTGTTTAGCTCGCTTGATAAATTTGACTCCGGTTCCGGCTGGCCTAGCTTTACGAAGCCGATTGATGGAGTTGGTGTAACGGAGAAGGTTGATACGAGTCTCGGGGTAAAGAGGACTGAGGTTCGCTCTAAAGGTGGAGATTCGCACCTCGGGCATGTTTTTCCCGATGGACCGGGAGCTAATGGACTCCGTTACTGTATTAACTCAGCAGCGCTTAGGTTTGTTTCGGTTGAGCGGCTCGGTAGCGAGGGATATAGCCAGTACACGGGGCTCTTTAATAAACAGGCAGCGGCGCCTGTGTCTGAGGAGGTAGCACTTCTTGCCGGAGGGTGTTTCTGGGGGGTAGAGGAGCTTATTCGTGCGCAGCTGGGCGTAATCTCAACCGAGGTTGGATATACTGGTGGAAGCCTTGCCTCTCCAACCTATGAGAGGATAACAACCGGAATGACCGGGCATGCGGAATCGGTCCGCATAGTTTTTGATCCCGCTAAGATTTCATACGCAGAGATCCTGAAGCTGTTTTTTAGATTACATGATCCTACGACCATGAATCGCCAGGGTAACGATAGCGGAACGCAGTACCGCTCAGCTATCTTTTTTGCGTCACCTGAGCAGCAGAAGATAGCCGAAGAGGTAAAGCGCGAGGTCGATGCTTCGGGCCGGTGGAAAGCACCCGTGGTTACCGAGATAATTGCGGCAACAACCTGGTATCCAGCAGAGGAGTACCACCAGGACTATCTTCAGAAGCATCCAGATGGTTATACCTGCCACTACTTAAGAAAGTAA